A stretch of DNA from Phoenix dactylifera cultivar Barhee BC4 unplaced genomic scaffold, palm_55x_up_171113_PBpolish2nd_filt_p 000242F, whole genome shotgun sequence:
ctgtagctgggagtcgactccgcactgtagcactgaagttggagtcgactcgagatcactgtagcgctgaaaatcaactttctgttttttgtttgttctcagtcggagtcgactcgtagagtcccggagtcgactcgagcactatttcttgaaactctagagtgccagagtcgactctaaactttccggagtcgactcgaggactattcttttgaatctttctttgaatttgctcctccaacttaaatcctttgaacttgaaacttgggccaataaattgtagctttcttctaacttttcttgagagcttttgaggccttcttgtatttttccaacttgctatgttccttgcaaaataaattatctttcttcttgcaacacaaacattagtaattatacttcaaggttttgtgatcatcaaaattaatctttaaatcaatttttgggtcatcacggtccaaggctcggaatgatcccatgaggccacaacctccggttcgttccccgccgaggccggttccctcgcgtccgtgcgccgggaaggcagtCTCCACtgggagatatgtcaacttcgactatctcttccGGGAAGGCTTCACTATAGGGCATAGGTTGAAGGCCCAAGGACTAGAGTTcttttgctccctagatctccccacttacccagggctagttagggagttttatgggACAGTGTCTGGGGTAATGGTGgaatacagggaaccgtagcgggtgtccctttattcatttcagagaattttatagcacaaatcctacatcttccccaagtaggggtattttctactcacccggccgataggactgaggcccttacggccatattagggagtccaccccagtccccactagatgaggtgtccgctagttcactatcagttgaaatgcggctcctcttgagtattatttctaggaccctgtttcctaagaccggccgctttgactttgtatccgagagggacctagccctcatgtattacattctccaagataccccaattaacttccctaagctgatctacaaatacctatgtgagccactagacaaacctaggcttacccttccatatgggatgatgtataccctgatttttaggaagtccgagatccccattcctgagggggaaccctctcgcgcactgcgatacacagatcgcttgggtgagggaacccttcacatgatgggatttgataaggtagagggagtctgggtcaggaaatcatcctcttccacacctaccactcgacactcccccagtcctgatcatgattctgacttttccacctatccctccaccttagcaccatccacctcagccggaccctcctcttcagcaccacccactcagccgatagaggtccggatctctcttgagcagctccgagagttgcggcaggagatcgtacgggatcttcgggacgacctactgagggagctccgaggtccagctactgccccctcttctgcattagttccctcattatcagccgtgaccgagatgatggctcatctgagggaggagatctacaatgtcagaagccttatacaagcccaattctcaaacatgagcgatgtcacaagcaacacacaaaagatgcgagatgacatccgacacgacatgggcagccagagtcagggggccgagcgtctggcgaatgtgttgatcgccaagttggacacactccaggcgagtctgactgagctctcctcgatccacagtagggccacctcggtgatcatcacgcagctagggaacgtcacagatggggtcaatctacttatggaacaatcaagactgagcaaggaagccacatcctcctcgaagaaaccctagcctgctttttcattttgacatgtatttattgctttactctttgtacctacatctacatcaatacaatgagtagacaattttcttcaatattgtgcaaatttaatctctaattgcttgtgtgatgtgctttcttcctttttgctatgatgacaaaaagggggagaaaatatataatatattgaatagacatgtaaagggaatcaatgaaaaaaatcaataaaaagcaaacttttaaaacacacaataatttgttcttagtggattcgatacctcgaggctcattatctctctgttggggctcctaacggagtaatctccagaatctattcaagggatattcggagattagttgaatcatactcaagaacaaatttgcagattttctctctaaaaatcgaaaatttaagttcaaaagcttcaatacactaaaagaaatttcagagaatcaaaacaaagttgaatgcatgtgttgagggggagaatctgaaatttcaggAAAACAAACTCATTAaacatatataagccaaacaatcgattgcatgacatgaaggcttatataatttcaaatgaaagggggagctttaacttcaaaatttactgtttcacacctttcagttttggataaattaaataactagatacttgaattcattttgaaattttactataaattttctttttggttgagcaattcactttacatatactcaatgttttgtcatcatcaaaaagggagagattgtggagtgattgattataaccctatttgattttgatgagctcaaagcatttgagtatatcttatgtttactaatgaattcaatctagtatttcagtgaaattcttgtaaatttatggttaagtgtctctagatttggttcaagacattttggataagttaagaagtcaatttgaaccaaagtttgagactcgagtcgactccggaagattacgagtcgactccaagcgtatcagaagcactggcacaggctcgagtcgactcctgtacattacgagtcgactccgactgagaacagacagacagacagaaagatccatctcagaatctgtcaacgagtcgactcctgaagagcgcgagtcgactccgatgcttgccgagtcgactccagggtagtacgagtcgactccagggagttacagacagaaagacagagaagttattttggaccctgagagccgagtcgactcctgaggaactcgagtcgactccgatggttggcaggtcgactccaaaggaagcgagagtcgactcccagtgtgatacaaggcaaaagtcagagagcaactttcagacactgagagccgagtcgactcccgcaaagtccgagtcgactccaagacagtgcgaccccaaaaagacagaagacagtattttcgtctctgagaggcgagtcgactccaagatagtttgagtcgactccaaggcagcgctacaccaaaaagacagaagactatttttcggatactgagagccgagtcgactccgcaacagttcgagtcgactctaggacggcacgagtcaaaagacagaagatcggaagttcggactctgagcgccgagtcgactcccagaatttctgagtcgactcgagtgagcaaagttgaagaatacatctatggattccttggaatgagtcgactccaaaagtgccaggtcagctccagactttggggagtcgactccgagttaagtcgagtcgactcccagtcgagaagagcactttaattcaaatccggaacagttgccgagccgactccagaaaagcatgagtcgactcctgctgcagccgagtcgacttcagatcgcgcgagtcgactccgatcccaacggaaacattgtcaggatgtgcagaatatgcagaacggctagaagattgtgtctaacgggaatggcttaaatagccacagagaactgtagcaaggtagtgaagcgacattccattcaaagaaaacaagaaatcttcatctaccaaaggatttcaaaggaaaagaaggaagagggccattaaatccattcaaccaactcttcctagcattaaagaagtctccttcagccttcaagtcttaaagacattcaagaggagacccagagttcgagaagccctcctctatatcttcataaatttgtttgagggctcttaacttctctcttatttatatcgctgaatatctgcttgtttagaagctgtatttttctgtttgtttttcaatccatttggcccttacttgattcaatcaggggattgaatcaagggtgtaaaggtttgttggtgagcctaggttgaaaccaacgtgtaagggtttgattgtgatcccgaaaaaacaatcgggtggttctagtcggtgagcctgggaaaaccgaccgagttcgttgtgatctcgtaaaacaacaagttaggttgtgagcttgtaaaacaaccggctgtaatccgaggggttatagtgaattcccaagtgaggcttggggagtggacgtatgagcaagggttagctccgaaccactataaaatcattgtgtttgtgattgctttgttgtctcttactttcatttcattcactgcacatagcatctaattaatcaacttgcaaaaagtattaattagttattcacaaaccatttaattgcaataattattttaaaacccaattcacccccccccccctcttgggttgtctatctgggcaacagacgTCAAGACGAGGCCGGCGGTGCCCGCGGCGGCCGGCTCTCTCCTTCCCACGGAGGAGGTATGCGCACGGGGGAAGAGGAAAAGCCCGCAGCAGtcggccttctccttcttccctctcttctcctttctttctttctttctttctctctttctccttccacTATTCCTTCTCTGTTTTCACTAACATTGAAGAGGAACAAGGGAAGGTGGTGCTCTCCGGTCCTCAAGATGGCCGCCACTGAGGGCCGGCGACGCTTGTGGCCGAAGGCATGCCGACTGCCACAGGTGcctccccctccttttccttctctcttcttcttcttcttcttcttcttcttcttttatcaaATGGTATAACAAAGCGGTGAAGCTAGAATCCTTACCTGTGGGGAAGATCCGGCGGCTCCCTTCCGGCGGCaaacagaggaagaagatcaccccaaaaaaaaatccgGCTCCGAcggtctctctccctctctctctccctctttggcggctgcacgaggaagaagagaggacttGGGTGGCctcaaagagaaggagaagaagccctaaaaatagggcttcctccttcttcgggatggatccTTCCATCCCGGTGCCTCACGTGCAACACACGTGAGGCCGAAACCTGAGACTGGGCTGGTcaaatggaccgggcccagttccgaGGTTTCACATCCTTCCTCccttaaaagaaatttcgtccACGAAATTTTCGTACATGCAATTCAAGAGTAGAAAAtacttctttcaaatcaagtcATAACACTCTTCAAATCAAAGTCGTCCTGTCTGACCAATGTCAAATAATTCCATTCACCACACTTCCTCTGCACACACTGGTTTAAACTTCAACATACCCATGTcaagtctagattttttttttttctagaattaCTTGCTTATTGGTATGTtcattattatgtcttaatccgggtgaacactttcgaaatttaaaagttcatattcttcttttgacaaCTAATCAAAAATGTTATGTAGCTATTTAATCTTTTCTAGCAGTATAATGAGTTATCTAACAAAGAGCAGTGGGTATGGTTAgacaataaatagaaataaatattgggactagattaatacctgtcgtcaacacatcagaagcctgtgcatcttgctgtgtaagtgcaaatactcttccttgagtctttggcccctggcttccttccattgcctgagtagatctattttcgtttctttgtgggcagtctgcaattttatgaCCTATCTTACCACATCTAAAACAGGCACCGGTGTTCCAATGGCAATCCTTGTCAGCATGAGCCTTACCACATCTGGAACATTTATTGATATTCATCTGCTTAAGGTTGTGACTCGTAGATTTCTTGTTTGAACTTTCAGCGTTTTCATTGCTCTGCACCTGAAATTCATTTGACCTGTttctcttcttttgatttctttccctttccaaccgttcatcaataacttccctttcaattattaaagccttatttaccacagctgcataggtagtcaattcataaggtaccacttgttttctaatttaAGTCTTTAGTCCCATCTCAAATTTATGCGTTCGATCTAGTTCATCTTCGACTAACTTTGGAACAAATTTGGCTAGCTCGGTAAATTTGgcttcatattctgcaacagTCATATTTCTTTGCTTTAGGTGAATAAACTCCTGCTCTTTCTGCGTCCTTACACTCCGAGGAAAATACTTATCACAAAATGCTCCTCGAAATCTTTCCCAAGTGAGTGGCTCCCTATCCTGCTCATATTTATGTTCCAACATCCGCCACCAGTTGAATGCCTCACCTTGCATCATGTATGATGTAAACAAAATCTTTTCATCATCCTGGCATCTCAAGACAGCAAATGCTTTTTCCATCTCTATAAGCCAATTATCTGCTTCCAACGGTTCTGTAGTCCCCTTGAAAGCTGGAGGAGCCAGCCTCTTAAATTCAGCTATACTGCTACGTTGTTCACACTGTTCCCCCCGTCCTTGCTGTGGCTGTGTCTGGGGCAACTGTGCTTGTTGTTGGAGCAACTGCTGTTGCACTTGCTGTTGCATCTGTATAAGGCCCACTATGGTCTGCATAACTTGGCCTAGGCCTGGCTCTTGTTGTCATGTTTGAGTATCACTAGCAGGATTGACGACTCTCTCCTGCTGAGGGGTGTTAGCAGCTTGTTGGGGTGTGCTGTCATTTTGCGGGTTGGGTGCCTTATTAGTAGCTCTGCGAGTAGTCTTTCTCGTCCGATGTGGACGCATCCTGACCTATGTCTATCAGATAGCAGCATGCCAATAATAAGCTTACCAATTCATTACAAGTACATTGAATAGTTGCTACAATCATCATAAACTAACGTCCCAATGtccctagtgtctacccacctacactcatgtcatgtcagatttttttatctcataatttatccaattatgctctgataccataaaagttgtcacacccccggcccgagattacgagccgggggtccgcgccaaccgccgcacacccgtagaaaactctccccacgagcatgcaaggcatcttaaccaaacatctcagttatataaataaaataattcagctgaaataaatgcaatcttattccattgactgacacaaattatatagtctcacagttctaaatacgcggcggaacaataaatataaaacatcaatttaaataaagcctaatctaggataacctgtgcttcagttcttctagtcgctctcccattttaaatctccgataggttagttctcggaatctgtaaaacaacgagaaattgtataatgagctagacaacccagtaagtaataaacaccttaactagtcaattcatataataacataaaatataaatacaaattatgatgaatcaacataataacataatcaattccttttcaagcacaaattcattaaaattcgtatttttttcaaagatctatatacataatcataaatctgattcgaaacaaattatattcatctcatcagcctttagctacgaccacatttataccctgtggctaggccagaaatagaaccgcacttataccctgcggagtgggccagaataccgcacttataccctgcggaatgggccagaataccacacttataccctatggtggggccagaattaccaatgcataaccccctattggcagggtccagaacatagccaggctgagagttctaaatctgatgcacatcaaaattcttttgtaacataatagatatatcataatccgatctaaatatgcatatacgatgcaaaAACAGTAATGtaacaatagtccgaaaaatattattctaattcacatatccatttttcatttaaagcatcatctcgtaaaattcataaatcccatataaattcattaacaatttatcgatgcaaaaataatattatataaatgaagagtctagagaaggcagttcattatTTACAtcgaacgcgatccacaacaaatccaattaatctcacaaatcccTTACAGAACCTAAtacccaaaaatcatatttttcttttaaaattcatcacaatatatataaaacttaaattttaacattctcccagggccgaccctgcagaagtgtctagccccctccgggttcggattcggattcgggttcatacccgtaaacaatcctctccctttatttatttatttatttttttcttttctttttcttgcttttcttttcttttcttttcttttctttttttcttttcttttcttttcttcccttcccttttctttttttttttcttttcttctcttctccagaaccttctcccgacttctttcttccttcccctctttctttcttctttcttttttttttcttcctcctcctcctcttctcccgacttcttctcctcccccctttctttcttcttctttcttctcccgcaaAGGGAGGTCGGCGAGCTCGAGAGACGTCAAGACGAGGCCGGCGGGGCCCGCGGCGGCCGGCTCTCTCCTTCCCATGGAGGAGGTATGCGCATgggagaagaggaaaagccCGCAGCAGtcggccttctccttcttccctctcttgttctttctttctttctttctctctttctccttccacTATTCCTTCTCTGTTTTCACTGACAGAGAAGAGGAACAAGGGAAGGTGGTGCTCTCCGGTCCTCAAGGTGGCCGCCACTGAGGGCCGGCGACGCTTGTGGCCGAAGGCATGCCGACTGCCACAGGTGcctccccctccttttccttctctcttcttcttcttcttcttcttcttcttcttttatcaaATGGTATAACAAAGCGGTGAAGCTAGAATCCTTACCTGTGGCAAAGATCCGGCGGCTCCCTTCCGGCAAAGATCCGGCGGCTCCCTTCCGGCGGCaaacagaggaagaagatcactcGGAAAAAAAATCCGGCTCCGAcagtccctccctctctctctctctcttgggcggctgcacgaggaagaagagaagactcGAGTGGCctcaaagagaaggagaagaagccctaaaaacagggcttcctccttcttcgggatggatccTTCCATCTCGGTGCACGTGAAACCTGGGACTGGGCAGGTcaaatggaccgggcccagttccggGGTCTCACATTAGTCGAAGCTCTACCGCTCTTTGGCCAATGAGTCCGAGGCTCACAGTCAAATGAAGCTCCAAAATCACTATCAAAAGCCCCGAAGTGCTGATCCTCATCCTATGGGTGCTCAGCTGGTCCTCCAAAAGTGGAAACAGAGTCTCTAGCCCCTGCTGGCTCATAAAAAGTGGGTCCAGCTCCTAGGTCTGATGGAGGTACTGTTCCTGAGTAGCTTCTACTACTCTCTGAGAAGAAGAATGTACCTTTATCTTTGGTCTATCCTTATTatctcctccttcttccctgCCTCCTCCTCTGGTCTTCATCCATTGACCATATCTCTTGGAGTAGCCCATCCTATGCAATGTCCTGTTGTTGTACGTTTGCAAACGGAACAACTTCTTGGCAGCCTCTCCATCTAAATTAACACGTAACTCTCTAAACATCAAGGAAAGAGCCATGTCGTAAAACAACCAGGCCTTGGGCCTGCTCACCACGTCATTCATCTACTGAATCATCAGCCGGAATGTTCTGAAGGATCCCATTGACAATGTGAAACATAACACATATATCCCGTTCCGTCACGAACTCAAAGCAATCGGTCTACGGGAAGACTGTCCGGCTGACTATAGGATGGAGCAACCTCATATCGATGCTCGATTGGTTGGCCTCCATATTCTCTGCATCTAAAACATCTCTCATCCCAAGAATACATTCAAGGCAGATCTTCTTCTCGTCCAACCCGTCAGCCACAATACCTTCACTAGGCATGTGGAGAATCCAACCAAGATCTCTCATGTTGAATACAATCTCCACACCATTTAAATGGATTCCACACTACCCACACCAAATTTTGTTTCGTGATAAAATTCTCCAACCAGATCGGATAAGTGGGCTCTCTCAAACTACATACAAACTTCCAACCAAGCCTCTTGATTTTTTTCTCTAATAGAAAAACCCTATTATTGCAAAAAACTTATCACGCCCCCGAGCCGAAATCGCGAGTCGGGGGTTGCGGCAATCGCCGCACACttgtaggaaactctttccacaaGTATCCAAGGCATCTCATCATGATATCAAAATCAGGCAGCGAAAATAATTTAACTAATAATATGCAATCTTTATTTCATCAACTAACTCAATTTACAATATCTTACAATTTCAACATTAGTCTAAGGTAatacataaatttaaataaagtataatctaagataacttgtgccacaatTCTTCTGGTCACTCTCCCATATTGTAAAACTTCAGTCGAGCTAACTCTTCGGATTTGTAAAAATAGTAAGATATCTTATAATGACCTAGACAACCTAGTAAGTAATGAATATCTTAACtaaacaattcatataataatataaaatataaatataaattatgatAAATTAGTATAAAGACATAATCAATTCTATTTCAaaacacaaatttattgaaatcCATATCCTTCAAATATCtgtatacataatcataaatctgattcgaaataAATCACATTTAATTCAACAGCCTTTAACTATGGCTATAATTATACCCTCTAGTAAGGCCAGAAACAAAACCGTACTTATATCCTGCGGAGTGGATCAGAATACTGCACTTATATTATgcagagtgggccagaataccgcacttatataGTCAGGCAGAAAGTTtcaaatctgatgcacatcaaagttctttttataaaataatagatgTATCATAATCCGATCAAAATTtgcatatacgatgcaagaaTCATAAATATGACAATAGTCTGAAATATATTATTCCAGtttacatatctatttttcattcaaatcaccatctcgtaaaattcataaatcacatataaatccattaacaatttattcgatgtgaaaataatattatata
This window harbors:
- the LOC120105260 gene encoding uncharacterized protein LOC120105260, with amino-acid sequence MQQQVQQQLLQQQAQLPQTQPQQGRGEQCEQRSSIAEFKRLAPPAFKGTTEPLEADNWLIEMEKAFAVLRCQDDEKILFTSYMMQGEAFNWWRMLEHKYEQDREPLTWERFRGAFCDKYFPRSVRTQKEQEFIHLKQRNMTVAEYEAKFTELAKFVPKLVEDELDRTHKFEMGLKT